One genomic segment of Ancylobacter sp. IITR112 includes these proteins:
- the xylF gene encoding D-xylose ABC transporter substrate-binding protein codes for MAVGVAHAQQPVVGVSWSNFQEERWKTDEAAIKKALEAAGAKYISADAQSSAAKQLSDVEALIAQGATALIILAQDSDAIAPAITKAQNEGIPVVGYDRLIENPYAYYITFDNKEVGRIQAAEVMKVKPKGNYIFIKGSASDPNADFLFSGQMEVLKPAIDKGDIKNVGEAYTDSWLPANAQRNTEQMLTANNNKVDAVVASNDGTAGGAIAALAAQGLAGSVPVSGQDADFAALNRIALGTQTVSVWKDSRELGQRAAEIALDLAKGTDPKAVPGTTTFTGGPKGVAMNSTFLKPVPITKDNLDVIIDAGWVPKATVCQGVKPGTVKACN; via the coding sequence ATGGCCGTGGGCGTCGCCCACGCCCAGCAGCCGGTGGTCGGCGTGAGCTGGTCCAACTTCCAGGAAGAGCGCTGGAAGACCGATGAAGCCGCGATCAAGAAGGCGCTGGAAGCCGCCGGCGCCAAATACATCTCGGCCGACGCCCAGTCCTCCGCCGCCAAGCAGCTCTCCGATGTCGAAGCGCTGATCGCCCAGGGCGCCACCGCCCTCATCATTCTGGCGCAGGATTCCGACGCGATCGCCCCCGCCATCACCAAGGCGCAGAATGAGGGCATCCCGGTGGTCGGCTATGACCGGCTGATCGAGAACCCCTATGCCTATTACATCACCTTCGACAACAAGGAAGTCGGGCGCATCCAGGCCGCCGAGGTGATGAAGGTGAAGCCGAAGGGCAATTACATCTTCATCAAGGGCTCGGCCTCCGATCCCAATGCCGACTTCCTGTTCTCCGGCCAGATGGAAGTGCTCAAGCCCGCCATCGACAAGGGCGACATCAAGAATGTCGGCGAGGCCTATACCGATAGCTGGCTGCCGGCCAACGCCCAGCGCAACACCGAGCAGATGCTGACCGCCAACAACAACAAGGTCGACGCCGTCGTCGCCTCCAATGACGGCACCGCCGGCGGCGCCATCGCCGCGCTCGCCGCCCAGGGCCTCGCCGGCTCGGTGCCGGTGTCCGGCCAGGATGCCGATTTCGCCGCGCTGAACCGCATCGCGCTCGGCACCCAGACCGTGTCGGTGTGGAAGGATTCGCGCGAGCTTGGCCAGCGCGCCGCCGAAATCGCCCTTGATCTCGCCAAGGGCACCGACCCCAAGGCGGTACCGGGCACCACCACCTTCACCGGCGGCCCCAAGGGCGTGGCGATGAACTCCACCTTCCTCAAGCCGGTGCCGATCACCAAGGACAATCTCGACGTGATCATCGACGCCGGCTGGGTGCCGAAGGCGACCGTCTGCCAGGGCGTGAAGCCCGGCACGGTGAAGGCCTGCAACTGA
- a CDS encoding winged helix-turn-helix transcriptional regulator, with translation MTEEHPPFHTESCLAVSRVLARVGDKWSVLIVMLLAGGPRRFNEMKRMINGISQRMLTLTLRGLERDGLVSRTVYPTIPPRVDYELTPLGHSLREPVMALGQWVEANLADIAEAQAEFDRRAAPGPGDRPLQRAAGMR, from the coding sequence GTGACTGAGGAACATCCACCTTTCCATACCGAAAGCTGCCTCGCGGTCAGCCGGGTGCTGGCCCGTGTCGGCGACAAATGGAGCGTGCTGATCGTCATGCTGCTGGCCGGAGGCCCGCGTCGCTTCAACGAGATGAAGCGGATGATCAACGGCATTTCCCAGCGCATGCTCACCCTCACCCTGCGCGGGCTGGAACGCGACGGGCTGGTGTCGCGCACCGTCTACCCCACCATTCCCCCGCGCGTGGATTACGAACTGACGCCGCTCGGCCATTCGCTGCGCGAACCGGTGATGGCGCTCGGGCAATGGGTGGAGGCCAATCTCGCCGACATCGCCGAGGCGCAGGCGGAGTTTGACCGGCGCGCGGCGCCCGGTCCGGGCGATCGGCCACTGCAGCGGGCGGCGGGGATGCGTTAG
- the xylA gene encoding xylose isomerase: protein MTARFFPSIDKLKYAGPESRDPLAFHWYDKDRVVLGKRMEDHLRFAVAYWHSFTWPGGDPFGGETFLRPWMHGTDELALARAKADVAFELFDILDVPFFAFHDRDIAPEGKTLAESNANVRAIADIFAKKMETSKTKLLWGTANLFSNRRFMSGAATNPDPDVFAYAAAQVKNVLEVTHELGGENYVLWGGREGYETLLNTDLKRELDQMGRFLNLVVEHKHKIGFKGTILIEPKPQEPTKHQYDFDVSTVYGLLCRAGLEKEVKVNIEANHATLAGHSFEHEIAMAAALGVFGSIDMNKGDAQSGWDTDQFPTNVEDTALAMYEILRAGGYTTGGTNFDAKVRRQSIEPEDLVIAHAAAMDVCARALLIAADMIEDGALQRAVDDRYAGWEAPANKAMLAADSSLEAIAARVAAEGLDPQPRSGRQERFEALVGSYLR from the coding sequence ATGACCGCCCGCTTCTTCCCCTCCATCGACAAGCTGAAATATGCGGGCCCCGAGAGCCGGGATCCGCTCGCCTTCCACTGGTACGACAAGGACCGGGTGGTGCTGGGCAAGCGGATGGAGGACCATCTGCGCTTCGCCGTCGCCTATTGGCACAGCTTCACCTGGCCGGGCGGCGACCCCTTCGGCGGCGAGACCTTCCTGCGCCCGTGGATGCATGGCACCGACGAGCTGGCGCTGGCCCGGGCCAAGGCGGATGTGGCGTTCGAGCTGTTCGACATTCTCGACGTGCCGTTCTTCGCCTTCCATGACCGCGACATCGCCCCCGAGGGCAAGACGCTGGCGGAATCCAACGCCAATGTCCGCGCCATCGCCGACATCTTCGCCAAGAAGATGGAGACCTCGAAGACCAAGCTGCTGTGGGGCACGGCCAATTTGTTCTCCAACCGGCGCTTCATGTCCGGCGCGGCGACCAATCCCGACCCGGATGTGTTCGCCTATGCCGCCGCGCAGGTGAAGAACGTGCTGGAAGTGACGCACGAACTCGGCGGTGAGAACTATGTGCTGTGGGGCGGGCGCGAGGGCTATGAGACGCTGCTCAACACCGACCTGAAGCGCGAACTCGACCAGATGGGCCGCTTCCTCAACCTGGTGGTCGAGCACAAGCACAAGATCGGCTTCAAGGGCACGATCCTCATTGAGCCGAAGCCGCAGGAGCCGACCAAGCACCAGTACGACTTCGATGTCTCCACCGTCTACGGCCTCTTGTGCCGCGCCGGGCTGGAGAAGGAAGTGAAGGTCAATATCGAGGCCAACCACGCCACGCTCGCCGGTCACAGCTTCGAGCACGAGATCGCCATGGCGGCGGCGCTGGGTGTTTTCGGCTCCATCGACATGAACAAGGGCGACGCCCAGTCCGGCTGGGACACCGACCAGTTCCCGACCAATGTCGAGGACACGGCGCTCGCCATGTACGAAATCCTGCGCGCCGGCGGCTACACCACCGGCGGCACCAATTTCGACGCCAAGGTGCGGCGCCAGTCGATCGAGCCGGAAGACCTCGTCATCGCCCATGCGGCCGCCATGGATGTGTGCGCCCGCGCCCTGCTGATCGCCGCCGACATGATCGAGGACGGCGCGCTGCAGAGGGCGGTCGATGACCGCTATGCCGGTTGGGAGGCGCCCGCGAACAAGGCGATGCTCGCCGCCGACAGCTCGCTGGAGGCCATCGCCGCCCGCGTCGCGGCGGAAGGGCTCGACCCGCAGCCGCGCTCCGGCCGTCAGGAGCGGTTCGAGGCGCTGGTGGGTAGCTACCTGCGCTAA
- a CDS encoding FMN-dependent NADH-azoreductase yields MSRTLLHLDSSILGDQSVSRQVSAAIVARLTAADPSLVVMSRDLAADPLPHATPASLPADHPLSGGKGDAASQQALDEFLAADIVVVGAPMYNFSVPTQLRAWIDRILVPGKTFAYGAGGPEGLATGKRVIVALARGGSYADPAFAAVAEHAETYLRWVFGFIGIAPEFIIAEGVSAGRREAALEAALKSAAELKAA; encoded by the coding sequence ATGTCCCGCACCCTTCTGCATCTCGATTCCTCCATCCTCGGCGACCAGTCGGTGAGCCGGCAGGTCAGTGCCGCCATTGTCGCGCGGCTCACGGCGGCGGATCCCTCCCTTGTGGTGATGTCCCGTGACCTCGCCGCCGATCCGCTGCCGCATGCGACGCCCGCCTCCCTGCCGGCGGACCATCCGCTGTCGGGCGGCAAGGGCGACGCGGCGAGCCAGCAGGCGCTCGACGAGTTTCTCGCCGCCGACATCGTGGTGGTCGGCGCGCCGATGTATAATTTCTCGGTGCCCACCCAGTTGCGGGCGTGGATCGACCGCATCCTCGTACCCGGCAAGACCTTCGCCTATGGCGCGGGCGGCCCCGAAGGGCTGGCCACCGGCAAGCGGGTGATCGTGGCGCTGGCGCGGGGCGGCAGCTACGCCGATCCGGCCTTCGCCGCCGTGGCCGAGCACGCCGAGACCTATCTGCGCTGGGTGTTCGGCTTCATCGGCATCGCGCCGGAATTCATCATCGCCGAGGGCGTCTCCGCCGGGCGGCGCGAGGCGGCGCTGGAAGCCGCTCTGAAGAGCGCAGCCGAGCTGAAGGCGGCGTGA
- a CDS encoding enoyl-CoA hydratase/isomerase family protein yields MSTTAPAEGRVHLTRAGAVARLVFDRPAARNAMTWRMYEEMAQACTTLAADPTIRVVVLRGAGGKAFVAGTDIEQFRAFASGEDGIAYEAKVEHYMGLLEQLPVPTVAVVEGWAVGGGMAIANACDFRLATPGARFGVPIARTLGNCLSAANVQRLVATLGLGMVRRMLLAAETPMAEEMPDGYVAIHPAEELDAAVEALCGRLAGNAPLTLRTSKQMLLRLAHDPRPDDADLVQAVYGSADFREGVEAFLAKRPAQWRGE; encoded by the coding sequence ATGAGCACCACCGCCCCGGCTGAAGGCCGCGTCCACCTCACCCGCGCGGGCGCCGTCGCCCGCCTCGTCTTCGACCGTCCCGCGGCGCGCAACGCCATGACCTGGCGCATGTATGAGGAGATGGCGCAGGCCTGCACCACCCTCGCCGCCGATCCCACCATCCGCGTCGTCGTGCTGCGCGGTGCAGGCGGCAAGGCCTTCGTCGCCGGAACCGATATCGAGCAGTTCCGCGCCTTCGCCTCCGGCGAGGACGGCATCGCCTATGAGGCGAAGGTGGAGCACTATATGGGCCTGCTGGAACAGTTGCCGGTTCCCACCGTCGCGGTGGTGGAAGGCTGGGCGGTCGGCGGCGGCATGGCCATCGCCAATGCCTGCGATTTCCGGCTGGCGACGCCCGGGGCGCGTTTCGGCGTGCCGATCGCCCGCACGCTCGGCAATTGCCTGTCGGCGGCAAATGTGCAGCGCCTCGTCGCCACTCTGGGGCTCGGCATGGTCCGCCGCATGCTGCTGGCGGCGGAAACGCCGATGGCGGAAGAGATGCCAGACGGCTATGTCGCCATCCATCCGGCTGAAGAACTCGACGCGGCGGTTGAAGCGCTGTGCGGCCGGCTTGCCGGCAATGCCCCGCTCACCCTGCGCACCAGCAAGCAGATGCTGCTGCGCCTCGCCCATGACCCGCGCCCGGACGATGCCGATCTGGTGCAGGCGGTCTATGGCAGCGCGGATTTCCGCGAGGGGGTAGAGGCTTTCCTCGCCAAGCGCCCGGCGCAGTGGCGGGGCGAGTAG
- the xylB gene encoding xylulokinase: MYLGLDIGTSAIKAVLVDDGQNVLATAETPLAISRPQPGFSEQNPEDWWQATLASIDTLKAEQPAALAAVRGIGLSGQMHGAVLLDAFGKVLRPAILWNDGRSSAECRELEERFPALHQIAGNLAFPGFTAPKLLWVRKHEPDLFARTAKVLLPKAYVGYRLTGEMVEEMSDASGTLWLDVGRRDWSDEALAATFLSREHMPRLVEGSAAAGRIKPELAARWGMDTPPVLAGGAGDNAAGAIGLGAIGANDAFVSLGTSGVLWATTDRYAPNPQSSVHAFCHAIPATWHQMGVILSAASALGWWANVAKEAPGDLLAPLGDAPKAPSRATFLPYLSGERTPHNDTAIRAAFVGMDHDTGREALTQAVLEGVSFAFKDCLDALSAAGTRLTQADVIGGGSRSRFWIAVLASVLGIPLNRVEDGERGGAFGAARLARMAATGESPAEICLPPRRIETIEPDPVLQQAYAERHALYKALYPALKGVTS; encoded by the coding sequence ATGTATCTCGGCCTCGATATTGGAACCTCCGCCATCAAGGCGGTGCTCGTCGATGACGGGCAGAACGTCCTGGCGACGGCGGAAACGCCGCTGGCCATCTCCCGCCCGCAGCCCGGCTTCAGCGAACAGAACCCCGAGGACTGGTGGCAGGCGACGCTCGCCAGCATCGACACGCTGAAGGCGGAACAGCCCGCGGCCCTCGCCGCCGTGCGCGGCATCGGCCTTTCCGGCCAGATGCACGGCGCGGTGCTGCTCGATGCTTTCGGCAAGGTGCTGCGCCCAGCCATTCTCTGGAATGATGGGCGCTCCTCCGCCGAGTGCCGCGAACTGGAGGAGCGCTTTCCGGCGCTGCACCAGATTGCCGGCAATCTCGCCTTTCCCGGCTTCACCGCGCCCAAGCTATTGTGGGTGCGCAAGCACGAGCCGGACCTGTTCGCGCGCACGGCCAAGGTGCTGCTGCCCAAGGCCTATGTCGGCTACCGCCTCACCGGCGAGATGGTGGAGGAAATGTCGGACGCCTCGGGCACGCTGTGGCTCGATGTCGGCCGGCGCGACTGGTCGGATGAGGCGCTGGCCGCCACCTTCCTGTCGCGCGAGCATATGCCGCGCCTCGTCGAGGGCAGCGCGGCGGCGGGCCGGATCAAGCCGGAGCTGGCGGCGCGCTGGGGGATGGACACGCCGCCGGTGCTCGCGGGCGGGGCGGGCGACAATGCCGCCGGCGCCATCGGGCTCGGGGCGATCGGCGCCAATGACGCTTTCGTCTCGCTCGGCACCTCGGGCGTGCTGTGGGCGACGACCGACCGCTACGCGCCCAACCCGCAGTCGAGCGTCCACGCCTTCTGCCACGCCATTCCCGCCACCTGGCACCAGATGGGCGTGATCCTCTCCGCCGCCTCGGCGCTGGGCTGGTGGGCGAATGTGGCGAAGGAGGCGCCGGGCGACCTGCTGGCGCCGCTCGGCGACGCGCCCAAGGCGCCCTCGCGCGCGACCTTCCTGCCCTATCTCTCCGGCGAGCGCACGCCGCACAATGACACGGCGATCCGCGCCGCCTTTGTCGGCATGGACCATGACACTGGCCGCGAGGCGCTGACCCAGGCGGTGCTGGAAGGCGTGTCCTTCGCCTTCAAGGACTGCCTCGACGCGCTCTCCGCCGCCGGCACGCGCCTGACCCAGGCCGATGTCATCGGCGGCGGCTCGCGCTCGCGCTTCTGGATCGCGGTGCTCGCCAGCGTGCTCGGTATTCCGCTCAACCGCGTCGAGGATGGCGAGCGGGGCGGGGCGTTCGGCGCCGCGCGGCTCGCCCGCATGGCGGCGACCGGCGAAAGCCCGGCGGAGATCTGCCTGCCGCCGCGCCGCATCGAGACCATCGAACCCGATCCCGTTCTTCAACAGGCCTATGCGGAACGCCACGCGCTCTACAAGGCGCTGTACCCCGCGCTCAAGGGAGTGACTTCATGA
- a CDS encoding L,D-transpeptidase, which produces MHLHHVGAGLIGAALALALALPTGPAYAQMRPAAGMGNQIVDVPEKPGYVPSKDEEQLDPAFRRQPVYFRTNEPPGTIIVHTNERFLYLVLGDNRALRYGIGVGRDGFQWAGLQKVSRKAEWPDWTPPPEMIQRQPYLPRFMAGGPGNPMGAAALYLGSTVYRIHGTNMPNTIGMAISSGCFRLVNSDVQDLYNRVPVGTKVIIRQAPEL; this is translated from the coding sequence ATGCATCTTCATCATGTGGGAGCAGGCCTGATCGGGGCAGCGCTGGCGCTGGCCCTCGCGCTTCCCACCGGCCCGGCCTATGCCCAGATGCGGCCCGCCGCCGGCATGGGCAACCAGATTGTCGATGTGCCGGAAAAGCCCGGCTACGTGCCCTCGAAGGACGAGGAGCAACTCGACCCGGCGTTCCGCCGCCAGCCTGTCTATTTCCGCACCAATGAGCCGCCGGGCACGATCATCGTTCATACCAATGAGCGCTTCCTCTATCTCGTGCTCGGCGACAACCGGGCGCTGCGCTACGGCATCGGGGTGGGCCGCGACGGCTTCCAGTGGGCCGGGCTGCAGAAGGTGAGCCGCAAGGCGGAGTGGCCGGACTGGACCCCGCCGCCGGAAATGATCCAGCGCCAGCCCTATCTGCCGCGCTTCATGGCCGGTGGGCCGGGCAACCCGATGGGCGCCGCCGCGCTCTATCTCGGCTCCACCGTCTACCGCATCCACGGCACCAACATGCCGAATACCATCGGCATGGCGATTTCCTCGGGCTGCTTCCGCCTGGTCAATTCCGATGTGCAGGATCTCTACAACCGTGTCCCGGTGGGGACGAAGGTGATCATCCGGCAGGCGCCGGAACTGTGA
- a CDS encoding LacI family DNA-binding transcriptional regulator, translating to MSRGVSRITLQDVAREAGVSLATADRVLNGRAGVRGVTADRVKQAVARLGYRPNLAAARLARGETYRFCFVLPTGANVFMRMLGEQVANNASWLAANNAYIDTLRVDVFAPETLATALEGLIGHYDGVAVVALDHPRVRAAIDDLAASGIAVVTLVSDVPSSHRLHYVGIDNIAAGRTAATLLGRFAAGRRGSVGLIVGTPALRDHAERQFGFTQVLAGEYAALKVLPARESLDEDERNEAIVSQMLREVPDLVALYNVGAGNRGIAAAISAANRAGDLIFIGHDLTDDTRRFLLRGVMDAVINQDAGHQSRSAARVLLAHCAGEPLLNEQERIRIDIFVRDNLP from the coding sequence ATGTCCAGAGGTGTTTCGCGCATAACCCTGCAAGATGTCGCCCGGGAGGCCGGCGTTTCGCTCGCCACCGCCGACCGCGTGCTCAATGGCCGCGCCGGGGTGCGGGGCGTCACCGCCGATCGTGTCAAGCAGGCCGTGGCCCGACTGGGCTACCGCCCGAACCTTGCCGCGGCGCGGCTGGCGCGCGGGGAAACCTATCGTTTCTGCTTCGTGCTGCCGACCGGCGCCAATGTCTTCATGCGCATGCTGGGCGAGCAGGTGGCCAATAATGCGAGCTGGCTGGCCGCAAACAACGCCTATATCGACACGCTGCGCGTCGACGTTTTCGCTCCCGAGACGCTGGCGACGGCGCTTGAGGGCTTGATCGGCCATTATGACGGGGTGGCGGTCGTCGCCCTCGACCATCCGCGTGTGCGCGCCGCCATTGATGATCTCGCCGCATCCGGCATCGCGGTGGTGACGCTGGTGTCGGATGTGCCGTCCTCGCACCGGCTGCATTATGTCGGCATCGACAACATCGCCGCCGGCCGCACCGCCGCCACGCTGCTCGGGCGCTTCGCCGCCGGGCGGCGCGGCTCGGTCGGGCTCATCGTCGGCACGCCGGCGCTGCGCGACCATGCCGAGCGGCAATTCGGCTTCACCCAGGTGCTGGCCGGCGAATATGCCGCGCTGAAGGTGCTGCCGGCGCGCGAAAGCCTCGACGAGGACGAGCGCAACGAGGCCATCGTCTCGCAGATGCTGCGCGAGGTGCCGGATCTGGTCGCGCTCTACAATGTCGGTGCCGGCAATCGCGGCATTGCGGCGGCGATCTCTGCCGCCAACCGCGCCGGCGACCTCATTTTCATCGGCCACGACCTCACCGACGACACGCGGCGCTTCCTGCTGCGCGGGGTGATGGACGCGGTGATCAACCAGGATGCCGGGCACCAGTCGCGCTCGGCCGCCCGGGTGCTGCTGGCCCATTGCGCCGGCGAGCCGTTGCTGAACGAGCAGGAGCGTATCCGCATCGACATCTTCGTGCGGGACAACCTGCCGTGA
- a CDS encoding CaiB/BaiF CoA transferase family protein: protein MSEVKDPNRTAAPAPDATKAARPLPLAGVRVLDVSQVMAGPYSCMLLGDLGADVIKIEPPGTGDQTRGAMGFKMKGPDSMGFLNMNRNKRSVALNLKSEAGREAFYELVKTADILVENYRPGVMKKLKCDYETVRAYNPRLVYASISGFGQTGPWAGRPGFDLMAQAMSGVMSVTGHPGGPPVKAGVPVADIGCGLFATYAVLGAYIGAKNTGEGQYIDASLFEAALAFSVWDISEYWGRGTEPIPLGTANRMTAPYQAVKSKDGYFVMGATSQKLWLQLCETLERPDLAADPRFTAIPDRLDNREALIAELEKTFVTRTSDEWVETLLAVGIPAGTMYSYPQAFESEHGRHRQMRMEIDHPHEGKVSNIGFAVKLTGTPQEVRRHPPLLGQHTDEVLREIGLDAAAVESLSARGAFAP, encoded by the coding sequence ATGAGCGAAGTCAAGGACCCGAACCGCACGGCCGCGCCGGCGCCCGACGCCACGAAAGCCGCCCGCCCCCTGCCGCTCGCCGGCGTGCGTGTGCTCGATGTCAGCCAGGTGATGGCCGGGCCCTATAGCTGCATGCTGTTGGGCGATCTCGGCGCCGATGTCATCAAGATCGAACCGCCCGGCACCGGCGACCAGACGCGCGGCGCCATGGGCTTCAAGATGAAGGGGCCCGACTCCATGGGCTTCCTCAACATGAACCGCAACAAGCGCTCCGTCGCCCTCAACCTGAAGAGCGAGGCCGGGCGCGAGGCCTTCTACGAGCTGGTGAAGACCGCCGACATCCTGGTCGAGAACTACCGGCCCGGCGTGATGAAGAAGCTGAAATGCGACTATGAGACGGTGCGGGCCTACAATCCCCGCCTCGTCTATGCCTCCATCTCCGGCTTCGGCCAGACCGGCCCCTGGGCCGGCCGCCCCGGCTTCGATCTGATGGCGCAGGCCATGTCCGGCGTGATGAGCGTCACCGGCCATCCCGGCGGCCCGCCGGTGAAGGCCGGAGTTCCGGTCGCCGATATCGGCTGCGGCCTGTTCGCCACCTATGCGGTGCTCGGCGCCTATATCGGCGCGAAGAACACCGGCGAGGGCCAGTATATCGACGCCTCGCTGTTCGAGGCGGCGCTGGCCTTCTCCGTCTGGGACATTTCGGAATATTGGGGGCGCGGCACCGAGCCGATCCCGCTCGGCACCGCCAACCGCATGACGGCGCCCTATCAGGCAGTGAAGTCGAAAGACGGCTATTTCGTCATGGGCGCCACCAGCCAGAAGCTGTGGCTTCAGCTCTGCGAGACGCTGGAGCGCCCAGACCTTGCCGCCGATCCCCGCTTCACCGCGATTCCCGACCGGCTCGACAATCGCGAGGCGCTTATCGCCGAGCTGGAAAAGACCTTCGTCACCCGCACCTCCGACGAATGGGTGGAAACCCTGCTCGCCGTCGGCATCCCCGCCGGCACCATGTACAGCTACCCGCAGGCCTTCGAGAGCGAGCATGGCCGCCATCGCCAGATGCGGATGGAGATCGACCATCCGCATGAGGGCAAGGTGTCGAATATCGGTTTCGCGGTAAAGCTGACCGGCACCCCGCAGGAGGTGCGCCGACACCCCCCGCTGCTCGGCCAGCACACGGATGAGGTGCTGCGCGAGATCGGCCTCGATGCGGCCGCCGTGGAAAGCCTCTCCGCCCGTGGAGCCTTCGCGCCATGA
- a CDS encoding amino acid ABC transporter substrate-binding protein, with product MNRIATALAAAGVLLSAGLAQAGTLADVKARGTLKCGVSQGLAGFSAKDDKGQWSGFDVDLCKAVAAAIFDDASKVEYVPLSAEARFPALQKGEVDLLSRNSTWTMQREADLGLLFAAVSYYDGQGFMVPAAKNVMGALELGGSKVCTQAGTTSVDNVQDYFKQNKMELELIQLPNVDELVKAYADGTCDVLTTDVSQLYALRLKLATPADHVVLPDVISKEPLGPVVRQGDDNWLNIVKWSFYALVNAEELGISTATLDQAAQSTKPDVRRFVGSDGAYGEKLGLTKDWAMRIVKSVGNYGEVFERNVGAQSPLGIPRGINQLWSAGGIQYAPPIR from the coding sequence ATGAACAGGATCGCAACCGCGCTGGCCGCCGCCGGCGTTCTGCTTTCGGCCGGCCTGGCGCAGGCCGGCACGCTGGCGGATGTAAAGGCGCGCGGCACGCTGAAATGCGGCGTCAGCCAGGGCCTCGCCGGCTTCTCGGCCAAGGATGACAAGGGGCAGTGGTCCGGCTTCGATGTCGATCTGTGCAAGGCGGTGGCGGCGGCGATCTTCGACGATGCGTCGAAGGTGGAGTATGTGCCGCTCTCGGCCGAGGCGCGCTTCCCCGCTTTGCAGAAGGGCGAGGTCGACCTGCTCTCGCGCAACTCCACCTGGACCATGCAGCGCGAGGCCGATCTCGGCCTGCTGTTCGCCGCCGTGTCCTATTATGACGGCCAGGGCTTCATGGTGCCGGCGGCCAAGAATGTGATGGGCGCGCTGGAGCTTGGCGGCTCCAAGGTCTGCACCCAGGCCGGCACCACCAGCGTCGACAACGTTCAGGACTATTTCAAGCAGAACAAGATGGAGCTGGAGCTGATCCAGCTCCCCAATGTCGACGAGTTGGTGAAGGCCTATGCCGACGGCACATGCGACGTGCTGACCACCGACGTGTCACAGCTCTATGCGCTGCGGCTGAAGCTCGCCACGCCGGCGGACCATGTCGTGCTGCCCGATGTCATCTCCAAGGAGCCGCTCGGCCCCGTGGTGCGGCAGGGTGACGACAACTGGCTCAACATCGTCAAGTGGAGCTTCTACGCGCTGGTGAACGCCGAGGAACTCGGCATCAGCACCGCCACGCTCGACCAGGCGGCGCAGTCGACCAAGCCGGACGTGCGGCGCTTCGTCGGCTCGGACGGCGCCTATGGCGAGAAGCTGGGCCTGACCAAGGACTGGGCGATGCGCATCGTCAAGAGTGTCGGCAATTACGGCGAGGTGTTCGAGCGCAATGTCGGCGCGCAGTCGCCGCTCGGCATTCCGCGCGGGATCAACCAGCTTTGGAGCGCCGGCGGCATCCAGTACGCCCCGCCGATCCGCTGA
- a CDS encoding GntR family transcriptional regulator codes for MPSSPIIRHSLHESLVAPLREMILQGELRPGEKVPEEQLCERFGVSRTPIREALKVLAAEGVLQILPHRGAIVARITEEQIDELFPIMASLERLAGRLACASATDDDIARVRVLHERMMTHFERGEEVEYLRHNRLIHEAFFEIAGNATLSAYYQQILTRIHACRFVVRKSRAHWAAAVEEHKAMIAALEARDAPRLGDLLEHHVTGTTAGIARAFIERTRAGADTPSERSSRAPAPQDA; via the coding sequence ATGCCGTCATCGCCGATCATTCGCCATTCCCTGCACGAATCGCTCGTCGCCCCGCTGCGCGAGATGATCCTGCAGGGCGAATTGCGGCCAGGCGAGAAGGTGCCGGAAGAACAGCTCTGCGAGCGCTTTGGCGTCTCGCGCACCCCGATCCGCGAGGCGCTGAAGGTGCTGGCGGCGGAAGGCGTGCTGCAGATCCTCCCTCATCGGGGCGCCATCGTCGCGCGGATTACGGAAGAACAGATCGACGAACTGTTCCCGATCATGGCCTCGCTGGAGCGCCTCGCCGGCCGGCTCGCCTGCGCCAGCGCCACGGATGACGATATTGCCCGTGTGCGCGTGCTGCATGAGCGGATGATGACGCATTTCGAACGTGGCGAAGAGGTGGAGTATCTCCGCCACAACCGGCTGATTCACGAAGCCTTTTTCGAGATCGCCGGCAATGCGACACTGTCCGCCTACTACCAGCAGATCCTCACCCGCATTCATGCCTGCCGCTTCGTGGTGCGCAAGAGCCGCGCGCATTGGGCGGCAGCGGTGGAGGAGCACAAGGCGATGATTGCGGCACTGGAAGCCCGCGACGCTCCTCGCCTCGGCGATTTGCTGGAACACCATGTCACCGGCACCACCGCCGGCATCGCCCGCGCCTTCATCGAGCGCACCCGTGCCGGCGCGGACACGCCATCCGAGCGCAGCAGCCGCGCCCCCGCCCCCCAGGACGCCTGA